From a single Nicotiana tomentosiformis chromosome 2, ASM39032v3, whole genome shotgun sequence genomic region:
- the LOC138904828 gene encoding uncharacterized protein — MSTAEELEKVALFKEFLERKFYLGTGLHPELRFGIPKDIACDNGTQFIDAKVTKFLEDLKIKRITSSPYHTSTNSQAESTNKVIIQKPQEKVGSSKRQMARRIARSSMGLPNNGQIEYRRNSLSLVYGVVALISVEVGEPTLRHFWADEESNNEAMLINLELLEEHRCLMRQQQKAYYEDNSNKTFDSKANKQVYTQGTVR; from the exons ATGTCCACGGCGGAGGAACTGGAGAAAGTTGCATTGTTCAAggaattcctagaaagaaaattctatttggggacaggactgcacccggaGCTCAG gttcggaataccaaaagatatagcatgcgacaatgggacACAGTTTATCgatgcaaaagttacaaaattcctcgaagatttgaagataaagaggatcacatcttctcctTATCATACAAGTACAAACAGTCAagcagagtcaacaaacaaagtgattattcaaaaacctcaagaaaaggttggaagcagcaaaaggcaaatggcccgaagaattgctcggagttctatgggcctaccgaacaacggccaaatcgagtACAGGAGAAACTCCCtttcccttgtgtacggtgtTGTAGCCCTAATCTCGGTGGAAGTAGGTGAACCAACTTTGAGACATTTTTGggcagatgaagaatcgaacaacgaagcgatgttaatcaacttggaactgctcgaggaacacag GtgtttaatgaggcagcaacagaaagcatactacgaagacaacagcaataagacctttgatagcaaggcaaacaagCAGGTTTACACTCAGGGGactgttagataa
- the LOC104104884 gene encoding cytochrome c6, chloroplastic isoform X1 has product MSVFSMTPTCVGKSCSIKFLATPTKKRNVYEGDNQIGEKKNKYSYEVKLLKNLAPPLMTALIAFSPIVNPPVSVGQTIDVQKGAALFNKACIGCHYAGGNIIQPGATLFLKDLERNGVDTEEEIYRLTYYGKGRMPGFGQNCTPRGQCTFGPRLQDDEIKLLAEFVKSQADQGWPKIENSGD; this is encoded by the exons ATGTCAGTCTTCTCTATGACGCCCACTTGCGTTGGCAAGAGCTGTTCCATAAAATTCTTGGCAACACCAACTAAG AAGAGAAATGTGTATGAAGGAGACAACCAAATTGGCGAAAAGAAGAACAAATACTCATATGAGGTGAAGTTGCTGAAGAACTTAGCTCCACCTCTAATGACTGCCCTTATAGCATTCTCTCCCATTGTCAATCCCCCAG TCTCAGTTGGACAAACAATAGATGTACAAAAGGGAGCTGCTTTGTTTAATAAAGCTTGCATTGGGTGTCATTATGCAGGTGGAAATATAATCCAGCCT GGTGCGACACTCTTCTTAAAGGATCTAGAAAG AAATGGAGTTGACACGGAAGAGGAGATCTATCGCCTCACTTACTATGGCAAAGGGAGAATGCCA GGATTTGGTCAGAATTGTACACCGAGGGGTCAATGCACGTTTGGCCCTCGTTTGCAAGATGATGAAATTAAACTTTTAGCAGAGTTTGTGAAGTCTCAAGCCGATCAAGGTTGGCCTAAAATAGAAAATAGTGGAGATTGA
- the LOC104104884 gene encoding cytochrome c6, chloroplastic isoform X2 has translation MSVFSMTPTCVGKSCSIKFLATPTKKRNVYEGDNQIGEKKNKYSYEVKLLKNLAPPLMTALIAFSPIVNPPGGNIIQPGATLFLKDLERNGVDTEEEIYRLTYYGKGRMPGFGQNCTPRGQCTFGPRLQDDEIKLLAEFVKSQADQGWPKIENSGD, from the exons ATGTCAGTCTTCTCTATGACGCCCACTTGCGTTGGCAAGAGCTGTTCCATAAAATTCTTGGCAACACCAACTAAG AAGAGAAATGTGTATGAAGGAGACAACCAAATTGGCGAAAAGAAGAACAAATACTCATATGAGGTGAAGTTGCTGAAGAACTTAGCTCCACCTCTAATGACTGCCCTTATAGCATTCTCTCCCATTGTCAATCCCCCAG GTGGAAATATAATCCAGCCT GGTGCGACACTCTTCTTAAAGGATCTAGAAAG AAATGGAGTTGACACGGAAGAGGAGATCTATCGCCTCACTTACTATGGCAAAGGGAGAATGCCA GGATTTGGTCAGAATTGTACACCGAGGGGTCAATGCACGTTTGGCCCTCGTTTGCAAGATGATGAAATTAAACTTTTAGCAGAGTTTGTGAAGTCTCAAGCCGATCAAGGTTGGCCTAAAATAGAAAATAGTGGAGATTGA